A window of the Mus pahari chromosome 1, PAHARI_EIJ_v1.1, whole genome shotgun sequence genome harbors these coding sequences:
- the Atg16l2 gene encoding autophagy-related protein 16-2 isoform X1, with protein sequence MAGPGAPCDPCVPAAVWKSHIVRQLRHRDRTQKALFLELVPAYNHLLEKAELLAKFSEKLKSQPKDVISTPHEDWREKVSVTDPDQVSSPASLRVKWQQEKKGLQLVCDEMAYQVVKKSSALETLQSQLEERQDRLEALQACVVQLQEARAQQSRQLEKRQAENTAQKEAYETLLQQAAHQEAALRRLQEEARDLLEQLVQRKARAAAERNLRNERRERANQARVSQELKKAAKRTVSISEIPNTLEDGTKEETVALAPAAMPEFLESETCEKWKRPFSFKKRRGHSVGGAPEQRYQSIPVCVSAQIPSQAQDVLDAHLSEVNAVCFGPNSSLLATGGADRLIHLWNVVGGRLETNQTLEGAGGSITSVDFDPSGSQVLAATYNQAAQLWKVGETQSKETLSGHKDKVTAAKFKLTRHQAVTGSRDRTVKEWDLGRAYCSRTINVLSYCNDVVCGDHIIISGHNDQKIRFWDSRGPHCIQVIPVQGRVTSLHLSHDQLHLLSCSRDNTLKVIDLRISNIRQVFRADGFKCSSDWTKAVFSPDRSYALAGSSNGELYIWDVNTGKLETSLQGPHCTAVNAVAWCFSGNHVVSVDQGRKVVLWH encoded by the exons ATGGCGGGACCCGGCGCCCCCTGCGATCCCTGCGTGCCAGCCGCCGTCTGGAAGAGTCACATCGTGCGGCAGCTGCGGCATCGGGACCGCACGCAAAAGGCGCTCTTCCTAGAGCTAGTGCCGGCTT ATAACCATCTCCTAGAGAAGGCTGAATTGCTAGCCAAGTTCTCAGAAAAGCTGAAGTCCCAGCCAAAGGATGTCATCTCCACCCCACATGAGGACTGGAG GGAGAAGGTCTCAGTGACAGACCCTGACCAAGTCTCATCACCAGCCTCTCTGAGGGTGAAGTGGCAGCAGGAGAAGAAGGGGCTGCAGCTGGTCTGTGATGAG ATGGCCTACCAGGTGGTGAAGAAGAGCTCAGCCCTAGAAACCCTGCAGTCACAGCTGGAGGAGCGGCAGGACAG GCTGGAAGCCCTGCAGGCCTGCGTGGTGCAGCTACAGGAGGCGCGGGCTCAGCAGTCCCGGCAGCTGGAGAAACGGCAAGCGGAGAACACAGCACAGAAAGAAGCCTACGAGACGCTGCTCCAGCAAGCTGCGCACCAGGAGGCGGCACTGCGCAGGCTCCAGGAAGAGGCACGCGACTTGCTGGAGCAGCTTGTGCAGCGTAAGGCGCGCGCCGCCGCTGAGCGCAATCTACGTAATGAGCGTAGAGAGAG GGCTAACCAGGCTCGGGTGTCCCAGGAGCTGAAGAAAGCAGCTAAGCGGACTGTGAGCATCAGCGA GATCCCAAACACTCTAGAAGATGGGACCAAAGAGGAGACTGTGGCTCTAGCTCCTGCCGCTATGCCTGAGTTCTTGGAGAGTGAGACTTGTGAAAAATGGAAGAGGCCTTTCAG CTTCAAGAAAAGAAGAGGTCACTCAGTTGGAGGCGCACCTGAGCAGCGGTACCAAagcatccctgtgtgtgtgtctgcccaaATTCCCTCCCAGGCTCAGGATGTCTTG gatgCCCATCTCTCTGAGGTCAATGCTGTTTGTTTTGGCCCCAACAGCAGCCTCCTGGCCACTGGAGGGGCTGACCGGCTGATCCACCTCTGGAATGTTGTAGGAG GTCGCCTGGAGACCAACCAGACCCTCGAAGGAGCTGGCGGCAGCATCACCAGTGTGGATTTTGACCCCTCA ggCTCCCAGGTTTTGGCAGCTACTTACAACCAGGCTGCCCAGCTCTGGAAGGTGGGAGAGACACAGTCCAAG GAAACATTGTCCGGACACAAGGACAAAGTAACCGCTGCCAAATTCAAGCTAACAAGGCACCAGGCAGTGACTGGGAGCCGAGACCGGACAGTGAAGGAGTGGGACCTGGGCCGCGCCTACT GTTCCAGGACCATCAATGTACTTTCCTACTGCAATGACGTGGTGTGCGGGGACCACATCATCATCAGTGGCCACAATGACCAGAAGATTCGGTTCTGGGACAGCAG GGGCCCTCACTGCATCCAGGTCATCCCTGTGCAGGGCCGGGTTACCTCCCTGCACCTCAGCCATGACCAGCTGCATCTGCTTAGCTGTTCCCGAGACAACACGCTCAAGGTTATCGACCTGCGAATCAGCAATATCCGACAGGTGTTCAG GGCAGATGGCTTCAAGTGCAGCTCTGACTGGACCAAAGCTGTGTTCAG CCCTGACAGAAGCTATGCACTGGCAGGCTCCTCAAATGGTGAACTGTACATCTGGGATGTGAACACCGGGAAACTAGAGACCAGCCTACAGGGACCCCACTG CACTGCTGTCAATGCCGTGGCTTGGTGCTTCTCCGGGAACCACGTTGTGAGTGTGGACCAAGGCAGGAAGGTGGTGCTCTGGCACTGA
- the Atg16l2 gene encoding autophagy-related protein 16-2 isoform X2: MAGPGAPCDPCVPAAVWKSHIVRQLRHRDRTQKALFLELVPAYNHLLEKAELLAKFSEKLKSQPKDVISTPHEDWREKVSVTDPDQVSSPASLRVKWQQEKKGLQLVCDEMAYQVVKKSSALETLQSQLEERQDRLEALQACVVQLQEARAQQSRQLEKRQAENTAQKEAYETLLQQAAHQEAALRRLQEEARDLLEQLVQRKARAAAERNLRNERRERANQARVSQELKKAAKRTVSISEIPNTLEDGTKEETVALAPAAMPEFLESETCEKWKRPFRSASATSLTLSRCVDVVKGLLDFKKRRGHSVGGAPEQRYQSIPVCVSAQIPSQAQDVLDAHLSEVNAVCFGPNSSLLATGGADRLIHLWNVVGGRLETNQTLEGAGGSITSVDFDPSGSQVLAATYNQAAQLWKVGETQSKETLSGHKDKVTAAKFKLTRHQAVTGSRDRTVKEWDLGRAYCSRTINVLSYCNDVVCGDHIIISGHNDQKIRFWDSRGPHCIQVIPVQGRVTSLHLSHDQLHLLSCSRDNTLKVIDLRISNIRQVFRADGFKCSSDWTKAVFRLLKW; this comes from the exons ATGGCGGGACCCGGCGCCCCCTGCGATCCCTGCGTGCCAGCCGCCGTCTGGAAGAGTCACATCGTGCGGCAGCTGCGGCATCGGGACCGCACGCAAAAGGCGCTCTTCCTAGAGCTAGTGCCGGCTT ATAACCATCTCCTAGAGAAGGCTGAATTGCTAGCCAAGTTCTCAGAAAAGCTGAAGTCCCAGCCAAAGGATGTCATCTCCACCCCACATGAGGACTGGAG GGAGAAGGTCTCAGTGACAGACCCTGACCAAGTCTCATCACCAGCCTCTCTGAGGGTGAAGTGGCAGCAGGAGAAGAAGGGGCTGCAGCTGGTCTGTGATGAG ATGGCCTACCAGGTGGTGAAGAAGAGCTCAGCCCTAGAAACCCTGCAGTCACAGCTGGAGGAGCGGCAGGACAG GCTGGAAGCCCTGCAGGCCTGCGTGGTGCAGCTACAGGAGGCGCGGGCTCAGCAGTCCCGGCAGCTGGAGAAACGGCAAGCGGAGAACACAGCACAGAAAGAAGCCTACGAGACGCTGCTCCAGCAAGCTGCGCACCAGGAGGCGGCACTGCGCAGGCTCCAGGAAGAGGCACGCGACTTGCTGGAGCAGCTTGTGCAGCGTAAGGCGCGCGCCGCCGCTGAGCGCAATCTACGTAATGAGCGTAGAGAGAG GGCTAACCAGGCTCGGGTGTCCCAGGAGCTGAAGAAAGCAGCTAAGCGGACTGTGAGCATCAGCGA GATCCCAAACACTCTAGAAGATGGGACCAAAGAGGAGACTGTGGCTCTAGCTCCTGCCGCTATGCCTGAGTTCTTGGAGAGTGAGACTTGTGAAAAATGGAAGAGGCCTTTCAG GTCTGCCTCGGCCACCTCCCTGACACTGTCCCGCTGTGTGGATGTGGTGAAGGGGCTATtaga CTTCAAGAAAAGAAGAGGTCACTCAGTTGGAGGCGCACCTGAGCAGCGGTACCAAagcatccctgtgtgtgtgtctgcccaaATTCCCTCCCAGGCTCAGGATGTCTTG gatgCCCATCTCTCTGAGGTCAATGCTGTTTGTTTTGGCCCCAACAGCAGCCTCCTGGCCACTGGAGGGGCTGACCGGCTGATCCACCTCTGGAATGTTGTAGGAG GTCGCCTGGAGACCAACCAGACCCTCGAAGGAGCTGGCGGCAGCATCACCAGTGTGGATTTTGACCCCTCA ggCTCCCAGGTTTTGGCAGCTACTTACAACCAGGCTGCCCAGCTCTGGAAGGTGGGAGAGACACAGTCCAAG GAAACATTGTCCGGACACAAGGACAAAGTAACCGCTGCCAAATTCAAGCTAACAAGGCACCAGGCAGTGACTGGGAGCCGAGACCGGACAGTGAAGGAGTGGGACCTGGGCCGCGCCTACT GTTCCAGGACCATCAATGTACTTTCCTACTGCAATGACGTGGTGTGCGGGGACCACATCATCATCAGTGGCCACAATGACCAGAAGATTCGGTTCTGGGACAGCAG GGGCCCTCACTGCATCCAGGTCATCCCTGTGCAGGGCCGGGTTACCTCCCTGCACCTCAGCCATGACCAGCTGCATCTGCTTAGCTGTTCCCGAGACAACACGCTCAAGGTTATCGACCTGCGAATCAGCAATATCCGACAGGTGTTCAG GGCAGATGGCTTCAAGTGCAGCTCTGACTGGACCAAAGCTGTGTTCAG GCTCCTCAAATGGTGA
- the Atg16l2 gene encoding autophagy-related protein 16-2 isoform X3 produces the protein MAGPGAPCDPCVPAAVWKSHIVRQLRHRDRTQKALFLELVPAYNHLLEKAELLAKFSEKLKSQPKDVISTPHEDWREKVSVTDPDQVSSPASLRVKWQQEKKGLQLVCDEMAYQVVKKSSALETLQSQLEERQDRLEALQACVVQLQEARAQQSRQLEKRQAENTAQKEAYETLLQQAAHQEAALRRLQEEARDLLEQLVQRKARAAAERNLRNERRERANQARVSQELKKAAKRTVSISEIPNTLEDGTKEETVALAPAAMPEFLESETCEKWKRPFRSASATSLTLSRCVDVVKGLLDFKKRRGHSVGGAPEQRYQSIPVCVSAQIPSQAQDVLDAHLSEVNAVCFGPNSSLLATGGADRLIHLWNVVGGRLETNQTLEGAGGSITSVDFDPSGSQVLAATYNQAAQLWKVGETQSKETLSGHKDKVTAAKFKLTRHQAVTGSRDRTVKEWDLGRAYCSRTINVLSYCNDVVCGDHIIISGHNDQKIRFWDSRGPHCIQVIPVQGRVTSLHLSHDQLHLLSCSRDNTLKVIDLRISNIRQVFRWLQVQL, from the exons ATGGCGGGACCCGGCGCCCCCTGCGATCCCTGCGTGCCAGCCGCCGTCTGGAAGAGTCACATCGTGCGGCAGCTGCGGCATCGGGACCGCACGCAAAAGGCGCTCTTCCTAGAGCTAGTGCCGGCTT ATAACCATCTCCTAGAGAAGGCTGAATTGCTAGCCAAGTTCTCAGAAAAGCTGAAGTCCCAGCCAAAGGATGTCATCTCCACCCCACATGAGGACTGGAG GGAGAAGGTCTCAGTGACAGACCCTGACCAAGTCTCATCACCAGCCTCTCTGAGGGTGAAGTGGCAGCAGGAGAAGAAGGGGCTGCAGCTGGTCTGTGATGAG ATGGCCTACCAGGTGGTGAAGAAGAGCTCAGCCCTAGAAACCCTGCAGTCACAGCTGGAGGAGCGGCAGGACAG GCTGGAAGCCCTGCAGGCCTGCGTGGTGCAGCTACAGGAGGCGCGGGCTCAGCAGTCCCGGCAGCTGGAGAAACGGCAAGCGGAGAACACAGCACAGAAAGAAGCCTACGAGACGCTGCTCCAGCAAGCTGCGCACCAGGAGGCGGCACTGCGCAGGCTCCAGGAAGAGGCACGCGACTTGCTGGAGCAGCTTGTGCAGCGTAAGGCGCGCGCCGCCGCTGAGCGCAATCTACGTAATGAGCGTAGAGAGAG GGCTAACCAGGCTCGGGTGTCCCAGGAGCTGAAGAAAGCAGCTAAGCGGACTGTGAGCATCAGCGA GATCCCAAACACTCTAGAAGATGGGACCAAAGAGGAGACTGTGGCTCTAGCTCCTGCCGCTATGCCTGAGTTCTTGGAGAGTGAGACTTGTGAAAAATGGAAGAGGCCTTTCAG GTCTGCCTCGGCCACCTCCCTGACACTGTCCCGCTGTGTGGATGTGGTGAAGGGGCTATtaga CTTCAAGAAAAGAAGAGGTCACTCAGTTGGAGGCGCACCTGAGCAGCGGTACCAAagcatccctgtgtgtgtgtctgcccaaATTCCCTCCCAGGCTCAGGATGTCTTG gatgCCCATCTCTCTGAGGTCAATGCTGTTTGTTTTGGCCCCAACAGCAGCCTCCTGGCCACTGGAGGGGCTGACCGGCTGATCCACCTCTGGAATGTTGTAGGAG GTCGCCTGGAGACCAACCAGACCCTCGAAGGAGCTGGCGGCAGCATCACCAGTGTGGATTTTGACCCCTCA ggCTCCCAGGTTTTGGCAGCTACTTACAACCAGGCTGCCCAGCTCTGGAAGGTGGGAGAGACACAGTCCAAG GAAACATTGTCCGGACACAAGGACAAAGTAACCGCTGCCAAATTCAAGCTAACAAGGCACCAGGCAGTGACTGGGAGCCGAGACCGGACAGTGAAGGAGTGGGACCTGGGCCGCGCCTACT GTTCCAGGACCATCAATGTACTTTCCTACTGCAATGACGTGGTGTGCGGGGACCACATCATCATCAGTGGCCACAATGACCAGAAGATTCGGTTCTGGGACAGCAG GGGCCCTCACTGCATCCAGGTCATCCCTGTGCAGGGCCGGGTTACCTCCCTGCACCTCAGCCATGACCAGCTGCATCTGCTTAGCTGTTCCCGAGACAACACGCTCAAGGTTATCGACCTGCGAATCAGCAATATCCGACAGGTGTTCAG ATGGCTTCAAGTGCAGCTCTGA
- the Atg16l2 gene encoding autophagy-related protein 16-2 isoform X4, which produces MAGPGAPCDPCVPAAVWKSHIVRQLRHRDRTQKALFLELVPAYNHLLEKAELLAKFSEKLKSQPKDVISTPHEDWREKVSVTDPDQVSSPASLRVKWQQEKKGLQLVCDEMAYQVVKKSSALETLQSQLEERQDRLEALQACVVQLQEARAQQSRQLEKRQAENTAQKEAYETLLQQAAHQEAALRRLQEEARDLLEQLVQRKARAAAERNLRNERRERANQARVSQELKKAAKRTVSISEIPNTLEDGTKEETVALAPAAMPEFLESETCEKWKRPFRSASATSLTLSRCVDVVKGLLDFKKRRGHSVGGAPEQRYQSIPVCVSAQIPSQAQDVLDAHLSEVNAVCFGPNSSLLATGGADRLIHLWNVVGGRLETNQTLEGAGGSITSVDFDPSGSQVLAATYNQAAQLWKVGETQSKETLSGHKDKVTAAKFKLTRHQAVTGSRDRTVKEWDLGRAYCSRTINVLSYCNDVVCGDHIIISGHNDQKIRFWDSRGPHCIQVIPVQGRVTSLHLSHDQLHLLSCSRDNTLKVIDLRISNIRQVFRADGFKCSSDWTKAVFSPDRSYALAGSSNGELYIWDVNTGKLETSLQGPHCTAVNAVAWCFSGNHVVSVDQGRKVVLWH; this is translated from the exons ATGGCGGGACCCGGCGCCCCCTGCGATCCCTGCGTGCCAGCCGCCGTCTGGAAGAGTCACATCGTGCGGCAGCTGCGGCATCGGGACCGCACGCAAAAGGCGCTCTTCCTAGAGCTAGTGCCGGCTT ATAACCATCTCCTAGAGAAGGCTGAATTGCTAGCCAAGTTCTCAGAAAAGCTGAAGTCCCAGCCAAAGGATGTCATCTCCACCCCACATGAGGACTGGAG GGAGAAGGTCTCAGTGACAGACCCTGACCAAGTCTCATCACCAGCCTCTCTGAGGGTGAAGTGGCAGCAGGAGAAGAAGGGGCTGCAGCTGGTCTGTGATGAG ATGGCCTACCAGGTGGTGAAGAAGAGCTCAGCCCTAGAAACCCTGCAGTCACAGCTGGAGGAGCGGCAGGACAG GCTGGAAGCCCTGCAGGCCTGCGTGGTGCAGCTACAGGAGGCGCGGGCTCAGCAGTCCCGGCAGCTGGAGAAACGGCAAGCGGAGAACACAGCACAGAAAGAAGCCTACGAGACGCTGCTCCAGCAAGCTGCGCACCAGGAGGCGGCACTGCGCAGGCTCCAGGAAGAGGCACGCGACTTGCTGGAGCAGCTTGTGCAGCGTAAGGCGCGCGCCGCCGCTGAGCGCAATCTACGTAATGAGCGTAGAGAGAG GGCTAACCAGGCTCGGGTGTCCCAGGAGCTGAAGAAAGCAGCTAAGCGGACTGTGAGCATCAGCGA GATCCCAAACACTCTAGAAGATGGGACCAAAGAGGAGACTGTGGCTCTAGCTCCTGCCGCTATGCCTGAGTTCTTGGAGAGTGAGACTTGTGAAAAATGGAAGAGGCCTTTCAG GTCTGCCTCGGCCACCTCCCTGACACTGTCCCGCTGTGTGGATGTGGTGAAGGGGCTATtaga CTTCAAGAAAAGAAGAGGTCACTCAGTTGGAGGCGCACCTGAGCAGCGGTACCAAagcatccctgtgtgtgtgtctgcccaaATTCCCTCCCAGGCTCAGGATGTCTTG gatgCCCATCTCTCTGAGGTCAATGCTGTTTGTTTTGGCCCCAACAGCAGCCTCCTGGCCACTGGAGGGGCTGACCGGCTGATCCACCTCTGGAATGTTGTAGGAG GTCGCCTGGAGACCAACCAGACCCTCGAAGGAGCTGGCGGCAGCATCACCAGTGTGGATTTTGACCCCTCA ggCTCCCAGGTTTTGGCAGCTACTTACAACCAGGCTGCCCAGCTCTGGAAGGTGGGAGAGACACAGTCCAAG GAAACATTGTCCGGACACAAGGACAAAGTAACCGCTGCCAAATTCAAGCTAACAAGGCACCAGGCAGTGACTGGGAGCCGAGACCGGACAGTGAAGGAGTGGGACCTGGGCCGCGCCTACT GTTCCAGGACCATCAATGTACTTTCCTACTGCAATGACGTGGTGTGCGGGGACCACATCATCATCAGTGGCCACAATGACCAGAAGATTCGGTTCTGGGACAGCAG GGGCCCTCACTGCATCCAGGTCATCCCTGTGCAGGGCCGGGTTACCTCCCTGCACCTCAGCCATGACCAGCTGCATCTGCTTAGCTGTTCCCGAGACAACACGCTCAAGGTTATCGACCTGCGAATCAGCAATATCCGACAGGTGTTCAG GGCAGATGGCTTCAAGTGCAGCTCTGACTGGACCAAAGCTGTGTTCAG CCCTGACAGAAGCTATGCACTGGCAGGCTCCTCAAATGGTGAACTGTACATCTGGGATGTGAACACCGGGAAACTAGAGACCAGCCTACAGGGACCCCACTG CACTGCTGTCAATGCCGTGGCTTGGTGCTTCTCCGGGAACCACGTTGTGAGTGTGGACCAAGGCAGGAAGGTGGTGCTCTGGCACTGA